From a single Athene noctua chromosome 2, bAthNoc1.hap1.1, whole genome shotgun sequence genomic region:
- the SNAI2 gene encoding zinc finger protein SNAI2 yields MPRSFLVKKHFNSSKKPNYSELDTHTVIISPYLYESYPVPIIPQPEILSSVAYNPITVWTTTGLLPSPLPNDLSPLSGYPSSLGRVSPPPPSDTSSKDHSGSESPISDEEERIQSKLSDPHAIEAEKFQCSLCNKTYSTFSGLAKHKQLHCDAQSRKSFSCKYCDKEYVSLGALKMHIRTHTLPCVCKICGKAFSRPWLLQGHIRTHTGEKPFSCPHCNRAFADRSNLRAHLQTHSDVKKYQCKNCSKTFSRMSLLHKHEESGCCVAH; encoded by the exons ATGCCACGCTCCTTCCTGGTCAAGAAACATTTCAATTCATCCAAGAAGCCGAATTACAGCGAGCTGGACACTCACACAG tgATTATATCCCCATACCTGTATGAAAGCTATCCAGTCCCTATCATACCACAGCCAGAGATCCTGAGCTCAGTAGCTTACAATCCCATTACTGTGTGGACTACAACTGGGCTGCTACCGTCTCCATTACCCAACGACCTCTCTCCGCTTTCTGGATACCCCTCATCTTTGGGAAGAGTCAGCCCACCTCCACCTTCTGACACCTCCTCCAAAGATCACAGCGGTTCAGAAAGTCCCATTAGTGATGAAGAAGAGAGAATCCAGTCCAAGCTTTCAGACCCCCATGCAATCGAAGCCGAAAAGTTTCAGTGCAGTTTATGCAACAAGACCTATTCAACTTTCTCTGGGTTGGCCAAACATAAGCAGCTGCATTGTGATGCCCAGTCTAGGAAATCATTCAGCTGCAAGTACTGTGACAAGGAGTATGTCAGCCTGGGAGCGCTTAAGATGCACATCAGGACCCACACGCTACCTTGTGTCTGCAAGATCTGTGGCAAGGCTTTCTCTAGACCTTGGCTACTTCAAGGACACATTAGAACTCACACTG GAGAGAAGCCGTTTTCCTGTCCTCACTGCAACAGGGCTTTTGCAGACAGATCCAATCTGAGGGCTCATCTGCAGACCCACTCGGATGTGAAGAAATATCAGTGCAAAAATTGCTCCAAAACTTTCTCCAGAATGTCTCTTCTGCACAAACATGAGGAATCTGGCTGCTGTGTAGCACACTGA